A part of Kitasatospora acidiphila genomic DNA contains:
- a CDS encoding thioesterase II family protein encodes MGTVRVDAGLWCRRFHPSPQAVSRLVCFPHAGGSAAFFHPVSARLAGRTDVVAVQYPGRQDRRLEPCLDDIHELADRLHEVLREQTDLPLTFFGHSMGASVAFEVARRLERDGQRLARVFVSGRRAPSRPRDGEQVHLRDDDGIVAEMKTLSGTDPAVFADEEILRMVLPALRADYRAAETYRTEPGAALVSPITALTGDDDPRTSIDDARAWQDHTSGDFQLKVFPGGHFYLSDRPGDVMNVLADHLDGLRMPS; translated from the coding sequence GTGGGTACTGTCCGCGTCGACGCCGGATTATGGTGCCGTCGTTTCCATCCTTCACCGCAGGCCGTTTCGCGGTTGGTCTGCTTCCCGCACGCGGGCGGGTCGGCTGCCTTCTTCCACCCGGTGTCGGCGCGGCTCGCCGGCCGCACGGACGTGGTGGCGGTGCAGTATCCCGGCCGTCAGGACCGGCGCCTCGAGCCGTGCCTGGACGACATCCACGAGCTGGCCGACCGTCTTCACGAGGTCCTGCGCGAGCAGACCGATCTGCCACTGACCTTCTTCGGCCACAGCATGGGCGCCTCGGTCGCCTTCGAGGTCGCGAGGCGCTTGGAACGCGACGGGCAGAGGCTGGCCCGCGTCTTCGTCTCCGGTAGGCGGGCACCCTCGCGTCCCCGTGACGGCGAGCAGGTCCACCTGCGCGACGACGACGGCATCGTGGCCGAGATGAAGACGCTGAGCGGCACCGATCCGGCGGTGTTCGCGGACGAGGAAATCCTGCGCATGGTCCTTCCCGCCCTGCGGGCGGACTACCGCGCCGCCGAAACGTACCGCACCGAGCCCGGCGCGGCCCTGGTCTCCCCGATCACCGCTCTGACGGGCGATGACGACCCCCGGACCTCGATCGACGACGCGCGCGCCTGGCAGGACCACACATCGGGGGATTTCCAGCTCAAGGTGTTCCCCGGTGGGCACTTCTATCTGTCCGATCGGCCTGGTGACGTGATGAACGTCCTCGCCGACCACCTGGACGGCTTGCGCATGCCCTCGTGA